The Planifilum fimeticola genome has a segment encoding these proteins:
- a CDS encoding alpha/beta hydrolase, with product MASPQSEAIRQMLREQKEAPKKEALSIEEQRRQLDYLGSFSPVESDVTVEKTRIAGVRGEWISAPNARKDRVLFYLHGGAYCLGSCDSHRGLASRLARACESRALVIEYRLAPEHPFPAALEDSTAVYRELIRSGVRPENMVIGGDSSGGGLTMATLLALRDEGDPLPAAAVLISPWTDLEGTGESMKARADVDPWLDPEKSQQVAKLYLRDLDPRHPLVSPIYADLRGLPPMLVHVGNDECLLDDSVRLVERAKGAGVETEFKIWDEMWHVFHGFPIPEARQAIEEIGAFVRARLP from the coding sequence ATGGCCAGCCCCCAGAGCGAAGCGATCAGGCAGATGCTTCGGGAACAGAAAGAGGCGCCGAAAAAAGAGGCGCTCTCGATCGAAGAACAGCGGAGACAGCTGGATTATCTGGGCAGTTTTTCTCCCGTCGAATCCGATGTAACCGTCGAGAAAACCCGGATCGCGGGAGTCCGCGGAGAATGGATCTCCGCCCCCAATGCCCGAAAGGACCGGGTCCTGTTTTATCTCCACGGAGGAGCCTACTGCCTCGGCAGCTGCGATTCCCACCGCGGCCTCGCATCCCGTTTGGCTCGCGCCTGTGAGAGCCGGGCTCTGGTGATCGAGTACCGGCTGGCGCCGGAGCATCCCTTTCCGGCCGCACTGGAAGACTCGACGGCCGTGTACCGGGAACTGATCCGATCCGGTGTCCGTCCCGAAAACATGGTGATCGGCGGCGATTCGTCGGGAGGCGGCCTCACGATGGCCACCCTGCTCGCCCTGCGGGATGAGGGGGATCCCCTGCCGGCCGCAGCGGTGCTGATCTCCCCCTGGACCGACCTGGAGGGAACGGGGGAATCGATGAAAGCGCGGGCCGATGTGGACCCCTGGCTGGACCCGGAGAAAAGCCAGCAGGTGGCAAAGCTATACCTTCGGGATCTCGACCCCCGACATCCCCTCGTCTCCCCGATCTACGCCGACCTCCGCGGCCTGCCGCCGATGCTGGTTCACGTGGGAAACGACGAATGCCTGCTGGACGACTCGGTCCGACTCGTGGAGCGGGCAAAGGGAGCCGGGGTGGAGACGGAATTCAAAATCTGGGACGAAATGTGGCACGTCTTTCACGGTTTTCCCATCCCCGAGGCCCGGCAGGCCATCGAAGAAATCGGCGCCTTCGTCCGGGCCCGCCTCCCTTGA
- a CDS encoding NUDIX domain-containing protein — protein sequence MSGLEEKTIRSRTIFDGKLIRVQLDEVELPDGRTSTREIVRHPGAVAVLAFTGEEKLILVRQYRNPLEKTTLEIPAGKLEPGEDPKACAFRELEEETGYRAEEMHPIVSFYTSPGFADEKVHLFEARGLTKGEMRPDTDEFVEVEELTLEEAYGKMKEGLICDAKTVAAVYIWHNRVLGGR from the coding sequence TTGAGCGGTCTGGAAGAGAAGACGATTCGCAGCCGGACAATTTTTGACGGGAAATTGATTCGCGTTCAATTGGACGAGGTGGAGCTGCCCGACGGGAGGACCTCCACCCGGGAGATTGTGAGACATCCCGGTGCGGTAGCGGTGCTGGCTTTCACCGGGGAAGAGAAGTTGATCCTGGTGCGTCAATACCGGAATCCGCTGGAGAAAACCACCTTGGAGATCCCGGCGGGTAAGTTGGAGCCCGGGGAAGATCCGAAGGCGTGCGCATTCCGGGAGCTGGAGGAGGAAACGGGATACCGGGCGGAGGAGATGCACCCCATCGTGTCCTTTTATACATCCCCCGGTTTCGCCGATGAAAAGGTTCATCTGTTTGAAGCCCGGGGCTTGACGAAGGGGGAGATGCGGCCGGATACGGACGAATTCGTGGAGGTGGAGGAACTGACCCTGGAGGAGGCGTATGGGAAGATGAAGGAAGGGCTGATATGCGACGCCAAAACGGTCGCCGCCGTTTACATCTGGCATAACCGGGTGTTGGGCGGGCGATGA
- a CDS encoding endonuclease Q family protein yields the protein MSFRRVFADLHIHIGRTESGLPVKISAARNLTFHEIVREAAHRKGLDMIGIIDAHSPPVQEEIARGLERGIYREDPEGGIIYGGTTAILGTEIEVKEDGMGPAHLLAYFPTFASIRRFTGWLSRHMKNVRLSTQRLHRPVRELQERVAEEGGLLIPAHVFTPFKSVYGSATDRMSRLLDMDGIVAVELGLSADASMADHLRELSRVSFVTNSDAHSLGKIGREYNEFRITRPSFRELELALRRQEGRGIAANYGLNPKLGKYYRTRCTGCGAILSPDKGELGRCPCCGGNRIVKGVSDRIAEIADGPSESPAHRPPYVYQVPLEFIPHLGPKTFDRLLAKFGTEMNVLHQAPIEEVADVAGESIAHFIRLARERRLEFEEGGGGAYGRVRASSGGAD from the coding sequence ATGAGCTTTAGGCGCGTGTTTGCGGACCTCCACATCCACATCGGCCGGACGGAGAGCGGGTTGCCGGTCAAGATCAGCGCCGCCCGCAATCTGACCTTTCACGAGATCGTTCGTGAGGCGGCCCACCGCAAGGGGCTGGACATGATCGGCATCATCGACGCCCATTCTCCGCCGGTTCAGGAGGAGATCGCCCGCGGTTTGGAGCGGGGGATCTACCGGGAAGATCCCGAAGGAGGGATCATCTACGGCGGAACCACGGCGATCCTGGGAACGGAGATCGAGGTGAAGGAAGACGGGATGGGGCCGGCGCACCTGCTGGCCTATTTTCCGACCTTCGCGTCGATCCGGCGGTTTACCGGCTGGTTATCCCGCCACATGAAAAATGTGCGGTTGAGCACCCAGCGGCTGCACCGGCCGGTCCGGGAACTGCAGGAACGGGTGGCGGAGGAGGGGGGATTGCTCATCCCCGCCCACGTGTTTACTCCCTTCAAGAGCGTTTACGGGAGCGCCACCGATCGGATGAGCCGGTTGCTTGACATGGACGGAATCGTCGCGGTGGAGCTGGGTTTGAGCGCGGATGCGTCGATGGCTGACCATCTTCGCGAATTGTCCCGCGTTTCCTTCGTCACCAATTCCGACGCCCACTCCCTGGGCAAGATCGGCCGCGAATACAACGAATTCCGCATCACCCGTCCCTCATTCCGGGAATTGGAACTGGCGCTGCGCCGGCAGGAGGGGCGGGGGATTGCCGCCAATTACGGACTGAACCCGAAGCTGGGCAAATACTACAGGACGCGCTGCACCGGGTGCGGTGCGATTTTGTCCCCGGACAAGGGGGAGCTCGGCCGCTGTCCCTGCTGCGGCGGCAATCGGATCGTGAAGGGGGTGTCGGACCGGATTGCCGAAATCGCCGACGGACCTTCCGAATCCCCGGCGCATCGGCCTCCCTATGTGTATCAGGTGCCCCTCGAATTCATTCCCCATCTGGGGCCGAAGACTTTTGACCGCCTGTTGGCGAAGTTCGGGACGGAGATGAATGTGCTCCACCAGGCGCCGATTGAAGAGGTGGCCGACGTGGCGGGTGAATCCATCGCCCATTTTATCCGTTTGGCCCGCGAACGGAGGTTGGAGTTTGAAGAGGGGGGCGGAGGAGCGTACGGCAGGGTAAGGGCGTCGTCCGGAGGCGCGGATTGA
- the spoIIM gene encoding stage II sporulation protein M → MKAKRKKLGDTLRLHVKNQMSLYLFITVLFMMGVVFGAVVVNTLSPVQKEGLLEYLGYFFRGLDQNTIAEPEIAFQHSMGDHLKNLGLMWMLGLSIIGIPLILILIFLKGLVIGFTVGFLVSQLSWRGLWFAFLSVVPQNLLVVPAMIIMAVSGIHFSLLLVRNRLISRRGTIYPEFLAYSGLVMAMAVVLVFASLFEAYLSPALMRMAVPPVGLVN, encoded by the coding sequence ATGAAAGCGAAGCGGAAAAAACTGGGGGACACGCTGCGGCTCCATGTGAAGAATCAGATGTCCCTCTACCTGTTCATCACCGTGCTGTTTATGATGGGTGTCGTGTTCGGGGCGGTGGTGGTCAACACCCTCTCACCCGTGCAGAAGGAGGGTCTCCTGGAGTATTTGGGCTACTTTTTTCGCGGCTTGGATCAGAATACCATCGCCGAGCCGGAGATCGCGTTTCAGCATTCCATGGGGGACCATCTGAAGAACCTGGGGCTGATGTGGATGCTCGGTCTTTCCATCATCGGCATTCCCCTCATCCTCATTTTGATCTTTTTAAAGGGGCTGGTGATCGGCTTTACGGTCGGTTTTCTGGTCAGCCAGCTTTCCTGGCGGGGGTTGTGGTTTGCCTTTTTGTCGGTGGTTCCCCAGAATCTGTTGGTGGTCCCCGCCATGATCATCATGGCCGTCTCCGGAATCCATTTTTCCCTCCTGCTGGTGAGAAACCGGTTGATTTCCCGCCGGGGGACCATTTACCCGGAGTTTCTCGCCTATTCCGGCCTGGTGATGGCGATGGCGGTGGTGCTGGTGTTTGCCTCCCTCTTTGAAGCGTATCTGTCGCCGGCTTTGATGCGGATGGCCGTTCCTCCGGTCGGGTTGGTGAATTGA
- a CDS encoding Fur family transcriptional regulator: MEDRVNQIKQQLSAHNYKLTPQREATVRVLLENEQDHLSAEDVYLLVKGKSPEIGLATVYRTLELLSDLQIIHKLNFGDGVTRYEFRAEGAEHHHHHLYCLNCGSVDEITEDLLGPIEKKVEKEFDFQIIDHRLTFHGICHRCKGQVKDPKKLVGSKVT; encoded by the coding sequence GTGGAGGATCGGGTAAATCAGATCAAACAGCAGTTATCCGCCCATAACTACAAATTGACCCCCCAACGGGAAGCGACGGTCCGCGTGCTGTTGGAAAACGAACAGGACCACCTCAGCGCGGAAGATGTCTACCTGTTGGTGAAGGGGAAGTCGCCGGAAATCGGATTGGCCACTGTTTACCGGACCCTGGAGCTTTTGAGCGACTTGCAGATCATTCACAAGCTCAACTTCGGTGACGGAGTCACGCGTTACGAATTTCGCGCGGAGGGTGCCGAGCATCATCACCACCATCTGTACTGTCTGAACTGCGGTTCGGTGGATGAGATTACGGAGGACCTGCTGGGTCCCATCGAGAAGAAAGTGGAGAAGGAGTTCGACTTCCAGATCATCGACCATCGGCTCACATTCCACGGGATCTGCCACCGGTGCAAGGGGCAGGTGAAGGATCCCAAAAAATTGGTAGGATCAAAGGTGACGTGA
- the ald gene encoding alanine dehydrogenase codes for MIIGVPKEIKDNENRVAISPAGIDALVEAGHEVLIETGAGEGSGFSDEAFIEHGAKIAQTAEDVWSSADMVMKVKEPQPSEYRYFREDLILFTYLHLAAEPELTRALAESKVTAIAYETIQLENGSLPLLTPMSEVAGRMSVQIGAQLLEKPKGGKGVLLGGVPGVLPGKVVIIGGGTVGTNAAKMALGLGADVTILDVNPDRLRELDDIFRGQVRTLMSNSYNIGQAVQKADLLIGAVLVPGRRAPRLVTEEMVKTMSPGSVIVDVAIDQGGSIETIDRVTTHSNPTIVKHGVVHYAVANIPGAVPRTSTLALTHVTVPYAVQIANKGVEKAVKDNRALGLGVNVMKGHVTHQAVAESLSLPYVPLNDVLGKPVMG; via the coding sequence TTGATTATCGGTGTTCCTAAAGAGATTAAGGACAATGAGAACCGGGTGGCGATCTCCCCCGCGGGCATCGACGCCCTCGTGGAAGCGGGTCACGAGGTATTGATTGAAACGGGGGCGGGTGAAGGAAGCGGGTTCTCCGATGAGGCGTTTATCGAACACGGGGCCAAAATTGCCCAAACCGCCGAAGATGTGTGGTCCTCCGCCGACATGGTGATGAAGGTGAAGGAACCGCAACCGAGCGAGTACCGCTACTTTCGCGAAGATCTGATCCTGTTCACCTACCTGCACCTGGCTGCCGAACCGGAACTGACGCGCGCGCTGGCGGAGAGCAAGGTGACGGCGATCGCCTATGAAACCATCCAGTTGGAGAACGGTTCGCTGCCCCTGCTCACCCCGATGAGCGAAGTGGCCGGACGGATGTCGGTTCAAATCGGAGCTCAACTCCTGGAAAAGCCCAAAGGCGGAAAGGGAGTGCTTCTCGGGGGCGTTCCCGGGGTGCTGCCGGGGAAAGTGGTGATCATCGGCGGCGGAACGGTTGGAACCAATGCCGCCAAAATGGCCCTGGGCCTGGGAGCGGATGTGACGATTCTGGATGTCAATCCCGATCGGCTGCGGGAACTGGACGACATTTTCCGCGGGCAGGTGCGGACGCTGATGTCCAACAGCTACAATATCGGACAGGCCGTGCAGAAGGCCGACCTGCTGATCGGAGCGGTTTTGGTTCCCGGCCGGAGGGCGCCGCGCCTGGTGACGGAAGAGATGGTCAAAACCATGTCGCCGGGGTCGGTGATTGTGGATGTGGCGATCGACCAGGGCGGATCGATCGAAACGATTGACCGGGTGACCACCCACAGCAATCCCACGATCGTGAAGCACGGAGTGGTCCATTACGCCGTGGCCAACATCCCCGGGGCGGTGCCGCGCACATCCACCCTCGCCCTGACCCACGTGACGGTTCCCTATGCCGTTCAGATCGCCAACAAGGGCGTTGAGAAGGCGGTGAAGGACAACCGCGCCCTGGGATTGGGGGTCAACGTGATGAAGGGACACGTCACCCATCAGGCGGTGGCGGAAAGTCTGTCCCTCCCCTATGTGCCGCTGAACGATGTGTTGGGCAAGCCCGTTATGGGATGA
- a CDS encoding DUF4227 family protein yields MVVSLRRLVEWIKFLLLFFLLTMLVYQVLALFSDWLQPRYPYREPAGRAVKVFAPASSGDPDPKSVDIEERLLLFYRIGE; encoded by the coding sequence ATGGTCGTGTCGCTCAGACGATTGGTGGAGTGGATCAAGTTTTTGCTTCTGTTTTTCTTGCTCACGATGCTCGTGTATCAGGTGCTTGCCCTGTTTTCCGATTGGCTTCAGCCCCGTTACCCTTACCGGGAGCCGGCGGGGAGGGCCGTCAAGGTCTTTGCACCCGCTTCGTCCGGCGATCCTGATCCGAAGTCGGTCGACATCGAAGAACGCCTTCTCCTTTTTTACCGCATCGGAGAATAG
- a CDS encoding purine-nucleoside phosphorylase, producing the protein MKEKIEQAAAMIQKRSSVQPRIGLILGSGLGVLADEIEEADVIPYEMIPHFPVSTVEGHAGRLVIGRLEGQAVIAMQGRFHLYEGYPLEAVTFPIRVMKRLGVEIALITNAAGGINESFQAGDLMLIRDHINFMFRNPLVGPNDSELGDRFPDMTEAYDADLRRLAKGVAEKLGIDLKEGVYAAMLGPSYETPAEIRMLRTVGGDAVGMSTVPEVIVARHAGIRVLGLSCIANMAAGILPQPLSHEEVMETAERVKETFLRLVKGILRELPGRSG; encoded by the coding sequence GTGAAGGAAAAGATTGAACAAGCTGCGGCAATGATTCAGAAGCGGTCGTCCGTTCAGCCCCGGATCGGTCTCATTCTCGGGTCGGGATTGGGGGTTTTGGCGGATGAAATTGAAGAGGCGGACGTCATCCCCTATGAGATGATTCCCCATTTTCCGGTATCCACGGTGGAGGGGCATGCGGGTCGTCTGGTGATCGGCAGGCTGGAAGGCCAGGCGGTCATTGCGATGCAGGGGCGATTTCACCTGTATGAGGGCTATCCCCTTGAAGCGGTCACATTTCCGATTCGGGTGATGAAACGGTTGGGAGTGGAGATCGCCCTGATCACCAATGCGGCGGGCGGAATCAATGAATCCTTTCAAGCAGGAGATTTGATGTTGATCCGCGACCACATCAACTTCATGTTCCGCAATCCGCTGGTCGGACCCAACGACTCCGAGTTGGGAGACCGCTTTCCGGACATGACGGAGGCTTACGACGCGGATCTCCGTCGGTTGGCCAAAGGGGTGGCCGAGAAGCTGGGCATTGATCTGAAAGAGGGTGTTTATGCGGCGATGCTGGGTCCCTCATACGAAACGCCGGCGGAAATCCGCATGTTGCGTACCGTCGGCGGGGATGCGGTCGGCATGTCGACGGTTCCCGAAGTGATCGTCGCCCGCCACGCGGGGATCCGCGTTCTGGGCCTCTCCTGCATCGCCAATATGGCGGCGGGGATCCTGCCGCAACCCCTGAGCCATGAAGAAGTGATGGAAACGGCGGAGCGAGTGAAGGAAACCTTTCTTCGTCTGGTGAAGGGGATTCTGCGGGAATTGCCCGGCAGGAGCGGATAA
- a CDS encoding D-alanyl-D-alanine carboxypeptidase family protein, whose amino-acid sequence MRSRLCISLLIGCLFFAMGIPTGFAEEQDLAPDARSAVLIDEDTGTVLFEKNSRDKLPPASITKIMTMLLVMEDLDAGKIKLDEKVRVSEHAASMGGSQIFLEPGEQMTVRDLLKAVAVASANDASVALAEHLAGSEEAFVERMNERAKQLGMTDTRFQNATGLSAPEHVTSARDIAIMSRELLKHPEITNFTRIYQDYLRKDTKKPFWLVNTNRLVRFYPGVDGLKTGYTSEAKYCLAATAKRGDFRLIAVVMGEPDTKTRNRDVSRMLDFAFSRYTNYVVYRKGDPIGEVRVGGGDPHKLTIRSPQQLSILMKKGEKPGEFKRKILWESLKAPVRQGQKLGSVLIEKDGKTVAEMEIRSPREIPRAGLWTTIKRVTKGVLFYPEDAKAPEDEKAG is encoded by the coding sequence ATGCGTTCGCGTTTGTGCATCTCCTTGCTCATCGGTTGTCTTTTTTTCGCGATGGGAATCCCCACGGGATTCGCCGAAGAACAGGATCTCGCGCCGGATGCCCGTTCTGCCGTGTTGATCGATGAGGATACGGGAACGGTGTTGTTCGAAAAGAACAGCCGCGACAAGCTGCCGCCTGCCAGCATCACCAAAATCATGACGATGCTGCTGGTGATGGAGGATTTGGATGCGGGGAAAATCAAGCTGGATGAAAAGGTTCGGGTCAGCGAGCATGCCGCCTCGATGGGGGGATCCCAAATTTTCCTCGAACCCGGGGAACAGATGACGGTCCGGGATCTTTTGAAGGCGGTGGCGGTTGCGTCGGCCAACGATGCCTCGGTGGCGCTGGCGGAGCACCTGGCCGGGTCGGAGGAAGCCTTTGTGGAGCGGATGAATGAGCGGGCAAAGCAATTGGGGATGACCGATACCCGCTTTCAAAATGCCACCGGACTTTCGGCGCCGGAACATGTGACTTCCGCCAGGGATATCGCCATCATGTCCCGGGAGCTGCTGAAGCATCCGGAGATTACGAACTTCACCCGGATTTATCAGGATTATCTGCGAAAGGACACGAAAAAGCCCTTTTGGCTTGTGAACACCAACCGGCTGGTTCGCTTTTATCCCGGCGTGGACGGTTTGAAGACGGGTTATACTTCGGAAGCGAAGTACTGCCTTGCGGCCACGGCGAAGCGGGGGGATTTCCGCTTGATCGCCGTGGTGATGGGGGAGCCGGATACCAAGACGAGGAACCGGGATGTGTCCCGCATGCTGGATTTCGCCTTCAGCCGATATACCAATTATGTGGTTTACAGGAAGGGAGATCCGATCGGCGAGGTCCGGGTGGGCGGCGGGGATCCCCACAAGTTGACGATACGCTCGCCGCAGCAATTGAGCATCCTGATGAAGAAGGGGGAAAAGCCGGGGGAATTCAAACGGAAGATTCTCTGGGAAAGCCTGAAGGCGCCCGTTCGCCAGGGGCAAAAATTGGGGAGCGTTCTCATTGAAAAGGACGGGAAGACGGTGGCCGAGATGGAAATCCGGAGCCCGCGGGAGATTCCAAGGGCCGGCCTTTGGACCACGATCAAGCGGGTGACGAAAGGGGTTCTCTTCTATCCGGAGGATGCCAAGGCTCCCGAGGATGAAAAAGCGGGATGA
- the spoIIAA gene encoding anti-sigma F factor antagonist yields MGLSVEVTDSRNVLVVRLTGELDHHTAEKVRNEIDEKLRTGLYANLVFNLSGLTFMDSSGLGVLLGRYKRVSQLGGNMILCAVNPSIYRLMELSGLFKILPIYKNEQSALEACGVTL; encoded by the coding sequence ATGGGCTTGTCGGTGGAAGTGACGGATTCCCGCAATGTGCTCGTGGTCCGGTTGACCGGCGAGTTGGACCACCACACGGCGGAAAAGGTGCGAAACGAGATCGACGAAAAGCTGAGGACGGGTTTGTACGCGAATCTGGTTTTCAACCTGTCGGGGCTCACCTTTATGGACAGCTCCGGGTTGGGCGTTCTTTTGGGGCGGTACAAGCGCGTTTCCCAGTTGGGGGGAAACATGATCCTCTGCGCGGTCAATCCCTCGATATACCGGCTGATGGAGCTCTCGGGTCTGTTCAAGATCCTTCCCATTTACAAAAATGAACAGTCGGCCTTGGAAGCCTGCGGGGTGACATTATGA
- the spoIIAB gene encoding anti-sigma F factor: MKQVHSNYMELRFPSRSENESFARVAVASFVSQLDPTMEELTDIKTVVSEAVTNAVIHGYEEKEDGIITIRTEIVGSRVSIEIRDEGVGIRDIDQARQPLFTSKPELERSGMGFTIMENFMDEVEIISEPGRGTTVRLVKNLKTPHQTMAN; this comes from the coding sequence ATGAAACAGGTACATAGCAATTACATGGAGCTGAGGTTTCCCAGCCGGTCGGAAAACGAATCCTTCGCCCGGGTGGCCGTCGCTTCTTTCGTCTCTCAATTGGATCCGACGATGGAGGAGCTGACGGATATCAAGACGGTGGTTTCGGAAGCGGTCACCAATGCCGTCATTCACGGCTATGAAGAGAAGGAGGATGGAATCATCACCATCCGCACGGAAATCGTGGGTTCCCGCGTTTCCATCGAAATCCGGGATGAGGGTGTGGGTATCCGCGACATCGACCAGGCTCGTCAGCCCCTGTTCACGTCGAAACCCGAACTGGAGCGCTCCGGAATGGGCTTTACCATCATGGAAAACTTCATGGACGAGGTGGAGATCATCTCCGAACCCGGCCGGGGAACCACTGTCCGACTGGTGAAGAACTTGAAAACCCCCCATCAGACGATGGCCAACTGA
- the sigF gene encoding RNA polymerase sporulation sigma factor SigF, translating to MDSDVRNSRHAHLPDEEVRRLIEASQRGDEEARNRLVRHNIRLVWSVVQRFLNRGYEAEDLFQIGCIGLLKAVDKFDLSYDVKFSTYAVPMIIGEIQRFLRDDGMVKVSRSLKELANRIRKVKDDLTKELGRVPTVSEIAAEMGVSPEEIVFAQEANRTPASIHETVYENDGDPITLMDQIADDSEEAWFDKITLNEAINRLNKRERLIVYLRFFKDQTQSEVAERLGISQVQVSRLEKKIIQKIRQELEPPSSP from the coding sequence ATGGATTCCGATGTTCGCAATTCCCGACACGCCCATTTGCCGGACGAGGAAGTGCGCCGGCTGATCGAAGCGAGCCAAAGGGGGGATGAAGAGGCGCGCAACCGGTTGGTCCGGCACAACATCCGCCTGGTTTGGTCGGTGGTTCAGCGGTTTCTCAACCGGGGCTATGAAGCGGAGGATCTCTTTCAGATCGGGTGCATCGGCCTGCTGAAGGCCGTGGACAAGTTCGATCTTTCCTACGATGTGAAATTTTCCACCTACGCGGTTCCGATGATCATCGGAGAGATTCAGCGGTTCCTTCGGGACGACGGCATGGTGAAAGTGAGCCGTTCCCTGAAGGAGCTGGCCAACCGCATCCGGAAAGTGAAGGATGATCTTACCAAGGAGTTGGGCAGGGTGCCGACGGTGAGCGAGATCGCCGCCGAGATGGGGGTCTCACCGGAAGAGATCGTTTTTGCCCAGGAGGCGAACCGGACGCCGGCCTCCATCCACGAGACGGTTTATGAAAACGACGGCGATCCCATCACGCTGATGGATCAGATCGCGGACGACTCGGAGGAGGCGTGGTTTGATAAAATCACCCTGAACGAGGCGATCAACCGGTTGAACAAGCGGGAGCGATTGATCGTCTACCTGCGCTTTTTCAAGGACCAGACCCAATCCGAAGTGGCCGAGCGATTGGGCATTTCCCAGGTCCAGGTTTCGCGTCTGGAAAAGAAAATCATTCAAAAGATCCGTCAGGAATTGGAGCCGCCTTCATCGCCCTGA
- a CDS encoding stage V sporulation protein AA: protein MHPGVVYLRLKKKVRVSPGQKLRLGDIAQVLADESVMSIVRLEVYRSSLRDGNLVVIDVMDVIERIRRVHSDLDVRSVGPAQTIIETEVRRRVPSAVWVVMIWLLLFVGSGLALMNFHTDVSMKSVHQRIYYLVTGQHDARPLILQIPYSLGIGVGMILFFNHLFKRRFNDEPSPLELEMFLYQENLNQYVIDHEKSKKPPDSP from the coding sequence TTGCATCCCGGCGTGGTCTACCTGCGGTTGAAAAAGAAAGTCCGGGTTTCTCCCGGTCAAAAGCTCCGCCTGGGGGATATCGCCCAGGTGCTGGCGGACGAGTCGGTGATGTCGATCGTCCGGTTGGAGGTTTACCGGTCCTCGCTGCGGGACGGCAACCTGGTTGTCATCGACGTGATGGACGTGATAGAGAGAATTCGCCGGGTTCATTCCGATCTGGATGTTCGCAGCGTCGGTCCCGCACAAACCATCATCGAAACGGAAGTTCGCCGACGCGTTCCTTCCGCCGTGTGGGTGGTGATGATCTGGCTTTTGTTGTTCGTGGGATCCGGGTTGGCCCTCATGAATTTTCACACGGATGTGAGCATGAAATCCGTTCACCAGCGCATTTATTATCTTGTCACCGGGCAGCACGACGCGCGTCCCCTGATCCTGCAGATTCCGTATTCTCTGGGAATCGGCGTCGGCATGATTCTGTTCTTCAACCACCTGTTCAAGCGGCGGTTCAATGACGAGCCCAGTCCTCTGGAGTTGGAGATGTTTTTGTATCAGGAGAACCTCAATCAATATGTGATCGACCATGAAAAATCCAAAAAGCCGCCGGATTCTCCATGA
- a CDS encoding stage V sporulation protein AB: protein MIPEWFALVFIGLAGGLAVGSGFVAFITVLDIVPRLAQMSRTEGKIHSYEYALTAGAVVSTWVDFFDWNGHLSGWWSAPLGLFAGCFVGLLAAALTEVLNVLPILAKRMQVQHAVLHLLMAMVFGKVAGSLFQWLLF from the coding sequence ATGATCCCGGAGTGGTTTGCGCTGGTCTTCATCGGATTGGCCGGGGGGTTGGCGGTGGGGAGCGGTTTCGTGGCCTTCATCACGGTGTTGGACATCGTTCCCCGCCTGGCCCAGATGTCCAGAACCGAAGGGAAGATCCATTCCTACGAATACGCGCTCACCGCCGGAGCCGTCGTCTCCACGTGGGTGGACTTTTTCGATTGGAACGGTCATCTTTCCGGATGGTGGTCCGCTCCCCTGGGTCTGTTTGCCGGATGTTTCGTCGGACTATTGGCGGCCGCGCTGACGGAGGTTCTCAATGTCCTGCCCATTTTGGCGAAAAGGATGCAGGTCCAACACGCCGTCCTGCATTTGCTGATGGCCATGGTTTTCGGGAAAGTTGCGGGCTCGCTGTTTCAGTGGCTCCTATTTTGA
- a CDS encoding stage V sporulation protein AE produces the protein MKRKVILITDGDYVAREAVEEVARQVGGRSISASAGNPTPLSGEELVELILQAKHDPVLVMFDDCGSGGPGRGEQAMEYVANHPRVEVLGAVAVASNHRGGEAVPVDILLDREGNQVVHGVDKNGLEMEGEPPVIWGDTVEVLNRISVPVIVGIGDVGKMDRFDDVKRGAPVTRKAVELILVFSEKNRK, from the coding sequence GTGAAGCGAAAAGTGATACTGATCACCGATGGGGATTACGTGGCCCGCGAGGCGGTGGAGGAGGTCGCCAGGCAGGTGGGAGGGCGCTCGATTTCCGCCTCGGCGGGCAATCCCACCCCCCTCTCCGGTGAAGAGCTGGTGGAGCTCATTCTTCAGGCCAAACACGATCCCGTGCTGGTCATGTTTGATGATTGCGGGTCCGGCGGGCCGGGGCGGGGGGAGCAGGCGATGGAGTATGTGGCGAACCATCCGAGGGTGGAAGTGCTGGGTGCGGTCGCGGTGGCTTCCAACCATCGCGGGGGAGAAGCGGTCCCCGTGGACATTCTGCTGGACCGGGAAGGGAACCAAGTGGTTCACGGCGTTGACAAGAACGGTTTGGAGATGGAAGGGGAACCTCCCGTCATCTGGGGGGATACCGTTGAAGTGTTGAACCGGATTTCCGTTCCCGTCATCGTCGGGATCGGCGATGTCGGGAAAATGGATCGGTTCGATGACGTGAAGCGGGGTGCGCCGGTAACCCGGAAGGCGGTGGAGCTGATTTTGGTCTTCAGCGAGAAAAACCGAAAATAG